TCTGTTTTCGTTAAGGGAGGCCGCCAGAATGTATACGAGAGGCCACAGCAAATGCTGGCTCGGCGCTCCGTAAGCGTAGTGAGCGATTATACTCATCCCCAGGATCCAGCCTGACAAAAAAACAAGCTTTCGTTGGGTCAGCCATTCGTTCGGTGCCCACAGAAGCATCAGATAAGAAACCAGAATCAGCACCGCACCGGCGATGACGGGCACGTCTCGGTTTCCGAAATTCAGCGAATAAAGCACAACCAGCGCAACGGTTAAAACAATCCGCATAAAGCGGCCGCTCATCATGCGATTGAACAAATCCAGTGTAACCACTTCCTCCGGGAGATCAGGCCCATTTATAAGGTATCTTACCATTCCGGTTCTGCGCCGGTCGTCATCCCCGGGATGTATAATCTGCTTCCGATTTCTATACTGCGGGTGGACGGCAAGATGACCCCTGCATGTTAAAGTGATAAACAAGCACGCAAAAATAACCGGAGGCGGGTTACAATGACACTGCAAAACTTCAATACGATTTCGACTTTCATCACATGGGGCGTCGTCCTCACGGCGGCGATCCAATTATGGGAAACCACACGGCCGTTAAAGGGGAAAGGGCTGTTCCTGCTGCTGGGGGACGTGCATGCGCTCGGCGTAATTCCGTGGGCCGTCTATGTATTTTCGCAAAGGGCTTCATGGACGGAGGTAGCGCTCCCCGCCGGGCTCGGGATCCTATTGTCGCTTCCGCTCATCGTCACGACGAACTTTGTGGCTGCAGGGAACGGCAGGATGAAATTTCAACGCAATCCGCTCCTGTACCTTTTTTTGATCGGTATCCCGTTTCTGCGCCGCTATCTTGGGATTAACTGGCTGTTTGAGCGGCATCCGGTGTTTCTTCCCCACTCGCACATCCCTGACATCAACCTGATGATTGTCATGTATTTGACGATGATCGTGGTCAATATCTACACGTGGCGCCTGGTCAGCTATGGCCGGTTTCGCCAGCTGCAGCGGAAGGCGGCGCACATGTCAAGCGTCTAACCGGACGGAACGCGTTCAAGCCGAAAAACAACCGGCCCGCAAAAACTTCGCCGCAGCAACCACTTTCAGTTTCCGCCCTTTGTGATCGGTCCGCTTCTTTTTCTTCCAGCCGCACATAAAGCCTTCATTTAAAAACGGACTTTTGTTAAGAGACAGCCTCGGCCTTTGCTTGGAAGGCTGCCCGGTTACAAAAGACTGGCTTTACTCGTATTTGTACGGCAGGAGGTTTAGCAGCTGGCAGATTGTTTGGAGATGTTGCAGAGCCCTTTTTTAATATCAAGCCGGTCAAACACTCACTGCTCTTATTCCCTTCGCTTTCAACGGCAAGCTGCGTTGCTAAACGGAATACTTTCCGTAAAAACCTCAACCAGCATGAACTCCAGAAAAAGCAGGAAGCCGGCCCCTTGGACCGGCTAGCCTAATGCTTCATATGGCTCGTCTACCTTTACCTCACAAACCATCTGCGTTGTTTCCTGACGTTGGTTCGTGTTCACAACGCGTTGAAGATATGCGCGGCCAGGCCCTATCGCCCTAGTCGAAAACGATCGAATCGAACGCCGAGCGGTCGGTTTCGAGAACGAGACGAACGAGCAGCTCTTTCGCCGCGGCGTAATCGTCGATATGAATGATGGAAGCGGCGGAGTGGATATACCGGCCCGCAATTCCGATTACCGCCGTAGGCACGCCGATCCCGGATAAATGGATCCGGCCGGCGTCCGTGCCGCCCGGCGAAATGAAATATTGATACGGGATGTCGTGCGTCTCCGCGATATCCCTGACGTAATCGATCATCTTCGGGTTCGGGATCATCGAGCGGTCCAAAATGCGCAGCAGCGCGCCTTTGCCCAGCCGGCCGAACGCGTTCGGGTCCCCGCTGGTGTCGTTGGCCGGCGAGACATCCAGCACGAAAGCCAGGTCCGGCTTGATGAGGCTGGCGGCTGTCTCCGCGCCGCGCAGCCCCACTTCCTCCTGAACGGTCGCGCCCGCCGCGATCGTATTGCTCAGCTGCTTGCCGTGCAGCTGCTGCAGCAGCTCGATGGCAAGGCCGACGCCGTAACGGTTGTCCCACGCTTTGGCCATCATTTTTTTCCCGTCCGCAAGCGGCGTGAACGGGCAGACCGGCACGATCTGCAGTCCCGGGCGAACGCCGAGACGCTCGGCATGCCCGCGGTCGTCCGCCCCGATATCGATGAACATCGAGTCGATATCGACCGGCTTGCTGCGTGCCGCCTCGCTGAGCAGATGCGGCGGGATCGAGCCAATGACGCCGGGTACGGAACCGTTCGGCGTGACGATTTGGACCCGCTGCGCCAGCAGTACCTGGCTGAACCAGCCTCCGAGCGGCTTGAAGCGGATCATGCCGTTGCCGGTAATACTCGTTGTCATGAAGCCGACCTCGTCCATATGGCCCGCTACCATAATTTTGAGACCGTCCTCCGCCCCCTTCCGGATGCCGAAAATACTGCCGAGGCGGTCCTGGACCACTTCATCGCTGACCGGCTCGAGCCTGGAACGGACGAAGCGGCGCAGATCGGCCTCGAAGCCCGAAGCGGCCGGCATTTCCGTCAATTGGCGAAACAATTCAAGCGTCTGTTCATTCATGGTATCTCCTCCTTCTGATTTTCGACCGAACGGGCCGTTCAGCCCCGGTACACGTTGAGCAGCGGCCGCTGCTCCGCAAAACGCTTCAGGTTCTCGCAAAACAGATCGGTCAGCCGCCGGTTCTCCTGTTCCGCCGTGCTTGCGGAATGCGGCGTGATCAGCACATGCTCCATCTCCCAGAGCGGATTGTCCGGCGGCAGCGGCTCGGTCCGGGCTACATCCAGGGCGGCTCCGCCCAGCCGGCCCGTCCGCAGACTCGCAATAAGCGCCTTCTCATCCACCACCGCCCCGCGGGCAATGTTGATCAGCACGGCTCCAGCGGGCAGCAGCGCCAGCTCGCGCTCGCCGATCATGCCTTCCGTTTCCGGCGTATGCGGGCAGATCAGCACGAGAAAATCGCAGCGCGGCAGGACCGAGTGAAGCTCGCCCGGCGGGTACAGCTCATCCACATGAAGGGAAGCGGGATCCGCATTCGCGTTGCGCTTCACGCCAATCACCTTCAAGCCGATCGATTTCGACAGGCGGGCCACCTCCTGTCCGACCGCCCCTAGTCCGATCACGCCGACGGTGCTTCCGCGCAGCTCCCGGCCGCAGTACCTTTCCCATCGGCGGGCGGCCTGCTGCTTTTGAATAAAAGGAATATTTTTCGTAAAATACAGCATGGCCAGCAGGCAGTGCTCGGCAAGCGGAACGGCGTGGATGCCGGCCGCGTTGGTAACCGTTACGTCCGTCCGGTCGAGCCCGGCCGTCCGGACCATGCCGCCGACCCCGGAAAACGTCGCCTGGATCCACTTCAGGTTCGGCGCCAGCTCGGACAGCCGAGGCGCGGTATAACGGTCGAAATCCCACAAAATATCCGCCTCGGCCAGCCATTGCCGAAATTGCGCCTCCTGCGCGGGCGTGCGGGTCCACCCGTCGGGACCGGTATGGTCGCCTTTATAGCGCGGCGGATAAAGCAGAGCCGGATCGTACAGAACGCGCAAACCCGGCAGCGTCTGCCGAATCCGTTCCACATGCTCCTCTTCCAAAAACGTTGTAATCAGCACGGTGTACAAGGTGCATCTTCTCCCCTCATGATGTAAGCGAGCATGCTACCGCACGATTGAATCAGTCTCAATAATTGTCTTTAAATGAAACGGTCTTCCCGGTTACCGGATAAGCCTGGCTTTCGGCGAAAAATTGCCGCATGCCGTCCAGGACGTTATCGATGTCGCCGGAATCCACATCCTTATGCGTCACGAGCCGGAAATGACCGGCATCCAGGACGTTGATCCGAATATGTCGGTTCGCCAGAAATTCGGCCAGCTGCCCTGCATTCCTGCCCGGATCGGCGATCGCACCGAATACCATATTCGTCTGCACCGAAGCCATGTCGATCCGAAGTCCGGGAATTTCGGACAAGCCTTGCGCCAGGAGCCGGGCGTTGTCATGGTCCTCCTTCAGCCGCTCCGTCATCCGGGTGAGCGCCACGATGCCGGCAGCCGCAATGACGCCGGCCTGCCGCATGCCGCCGCCCAGCATCTTCCTGAATTTTCGCGCGGCTTGAATGAATTCACGGCTTCCGGCGAGAATCGAGCCGACAGGCGCGGCAAGCCCTTTGCTCAAACAAATTTGCACGGAATCGAACGGAGCGGCGAGCTCGGAGACGGGAACGCCCAGCGCGGTCGCTGCGTTAAACAGCCTGGCGCCGTCGAGATGGGTCATGATTCCGTACGTTTGCGCGATGGCGCAGACTTCCTTCATATGCTCCGGGGGAAGTACCGCACCGCCGCTCCGGTTATGGGTGTTTTCGAGGCAGATTAAGGAGGTGCGCGGATAATGGATATTATCGCCGCGGATCGCGCTCTCAACGGCGGAGGGATCCATCCTTCCACCGATCCCGTCGATAGGTGCCGCCTGCACCCCGGACAAGACGGCCATGCCGCCCACCTCGAACTGATAAATATGGGATGAACGCTCCAAAATGACTTCGTCGCCGCGGCGCGTATGGCTCATGACGGCAAGCTGATTACCCTGCGTGCCCGACGTCACTAGCAGCGCGCTTTCCTTCCCTAGCATTCGCGCGGACAGCTCCTCCAGACGGTTGACGGTCGGATCTTCGCCGTAGACGTCGTCGCCCACCTCCGCCCCGGCCATCGCGTCTCTCATTTCCTGCGTGGGCTTCGTTACCGTATCGCTTCTCAAATCAATCGTCTTCATGCGCGGTTCCTCCTCCATCTATCCATAAGGTCTTGCCTTGTTTTTGGGAAGTATTCGCCGGACGATGCGCGTTCCCCTTCTCCGCACCTGCGAAATTCAACGATTGAGTTGTTTTCGCGATGCTGTCAGCCATATATCCCGGAATCAGCATCCCGGGCCGGCCGGATAAAAAAAGGAACCGGTGCAGCTTGCAGGCGCTTCCTGCGCCCAGCTGTACGGTTCCTGCCCCATTTTACCTTTACGGTTACACGCCCGAACGCAAGTCCGTAACCGGCACGGGGGAATAATGAAAGCCCTCGAACCCGGTTTTGCAGCCGTTTCCGGCAGGCGACTGAGCGACAAGGCCGACCCGGATTTCCGCGGGAGCCTCCAAGCGGAAATATCGGACCAAATTCCACCATGCTCCGTCCAGCGAGTAGAAAAAAGCGAAGCAGTCTCCGAACCGGGTCGCTCTCAAATACGGCCTTTTCTCGTTCACTCTTTCCGAGTTGCAGTCGTCCGAGGTTCCCTTCGTCACGACGCTGACCATCGTCGGAATGCGGTTTGGAAATTCGAAGCATAGCTTGGCCCAGTTGTCTTCGCCGGCCATGACCATGATGCAGGCGGAGTCGAAATTTTCGACCATTTCGGCTTCGGCGCGGGTCCAGACGGTAAAGTCGCCTTTTAGCACGGTATACACGTACGGCGCCGAGCTGCGCACGCTGTCTCCCTTCGGGTCGCGAAAAAAATCCGCCAGCGGCGGTGCGGTGATAGTAAGCTTACCCGTTTCGTCGAAGCCCCACTCTTCGGACTCGTTTATCCAATGAAAATTCGGAGGCAGCTGCCGCCCCTGCTTGCTTTGTTCAAATAAATTCATGTTCCGCCTCCTTAATCGTGTCGCCGCAATAACTTGCGTTCCAGGTCTTGTCATCGCGCCTTGTGTCGCTTACACTTTTCCCCATAACGGTCCGACTGGAAAGGAATAATGCAGATGCAGCTCTTGAAACGTATATTTCTGGCATGCGGCCAGCCTTACGGCACTCATCCCAATGCATACGCGATTCTGGGGGATGAAGCGGTCGTCTTGATCGATTCGGGGACGAACGAGGCCGAGCTCAAGGTTATTCAGCGCAACCTGTCCGCCTGGGGGCTGTCCGGGTATCCGATCAGCCATCTGCTGCTGACACATTCGCATTTCGATCACAGCGGCAACGCCCATGCATTCCGCGCGAAAGGAGCGGAAATCGCAGCCGGTCCGGGAGACGCGGAGGGCATCGAGCTTGCCGACGAACGGGTCATTCCTTACTGCTACGAAGAGACCTTCGTGCCGTGCCGGGTCGACCGCAAAGTGAAGGACGGCGACGTCATCCAGGCTGCGGGGCTTGCGTTCGAGGTGCTGCACGTCCCCGGGCATTCGTCCGGATCCGTCGCGTACAGGCTGACCATCGACGGCCAAACGGTGCTGTTCACCGGGGATGCGTTAATGGCCGGCCTGCACGGCGAAGCTAAATTGGGCGCCCGCATCGCCGCCGACTACAGCCCGGACGAATATCTTCGTTCGCTGAAGCGGCTGGCCTCGGTCGAAGCGGACGCCGTGCTGGCCGGCCATTATCTTCCCTGCCTGCAAGGCGCCTCCGGGCTGCTGAAGAGCGGCTATCGAACGGGACTGCTCGAGCTTCGCAGCCCGCACGCTGCGAACGCGGCAGACTGACTTACGTCCGAGCATTCAGCGGTCAGCTTAGTGTCCAGCTTGGATGCGGCCGGCCGTTCATTTCGAGCCGCCGCCGTTAAGCGTAAAGCGCTCACCGGGAGCCAGAATGTGAAGCCGGTCCGCCGAACCGTCGATGCGCGGAGCGAGCTTCGAGGGATCTCCGTTAAAAGGCAGCGCTTCCGGCGCGTCGTAGGTTCCGTAGTGGTGCGCGATCAGATCGGCGTCCGCATAATGATTGGCGAGCATGACCGCCGCCTCGGCACCGAAATGATACGGGTCGTTCGAAACGTCGAGCAGCAGCACGTCGACTCCGTTCATCTGCAGATGCTCGGGCAGCAGCCGGGAATCCCCCGTATGCCAAATAACCCCGTCCGGCGTGCGGATCAAGAAGCCGCAGCAGTCCTCCGGCCCGTACGGCGTGCCGAACTTGGCCGGGTCCTGTTCCTGCCACGAATGGTCGGCACGGGTAAGCGTAATTTCTGCCTGCCCGACGCGGAAGGTTTCACCGATACTCAGCGCCCGGGTCCGTTCCTCCGGAATTCCGAGGCGAACCAGCTCCCGTACCGCGATCGCGGGACCGCCGTACAAGCCGCCCGCATGTGCCAAAGCGGGAGCCGTGAGCGGCGCCAAATGATCGTCGTCGATATGCGTATACAGGACGGCATCCAGCCGGGGGACCCGATCGGCCGTAATGGGCAGGGGTACCAGCATGCGATGTCCAAGCTCGCAAAAGTCCCCGGAGCCGGTCTTCATCGTAATGACGGGGTCGATCATGAGCAGCGTTCCGCGGACATTGATCAGAAAACCAGCCCCTGTCAGCCACCAGAGCGAAGTGCGGTCCGACGCGGCAAAAGCATCGTCAGCGATCGGCCGTGTTGGCGGAGCGCTGAACTGGAAAACTCCTTGATTCTGCGGCATTGGCCATCCTCCTTGGAACCTCCGATTAATAGCTTTCCAACGCGGCAAGCATGTCCGTTCCTGATGCTCCTATGCTTACTCCATCTTAGCCCGTTTTCCGCAATCTGACAATGTTCACGCTCCGGCTGCCGCAAAAAAAGGAAAGCTCCAATATTATGATCCGGGACGATCGCCTGGCGCGTTTATGGGATTCGGCCGGACCGGCTGTAACACGAAAACCGGAAAGCGGCCCAGCCTTTTCCAATCGGTGAAAATCAGTTCCGGCATCTCCGGACGAATTGTCGGTTTCGCCAATGTTTTTTATAACATTTCACAAAAAGACCGTTTTCTTTTCAGCCCTTTTGTGTTAGAATGAAAGCGCTAACAAATTCATCTGACGAGGGGGAGCTTAAAACGATGAATGTTGCGGCGAATGAACGGAACGTGTACGAGAATTTCGAGGTCGAGCGTGATATTCTCTACTTTAAAGTCGGCCGGCTCGGACTGGTCAGCTTTCACGGACGAAACTACAATATAAAGAAAAGAATTTCGGCCGATCAGCTGAGCGGTTATATAACAAGCGGCCAGTTCGTTAAAGTAAGCTCGAACTGCTATGTGAACGCGAGCAAAATCGCAACGGTGGAAGGCGGCGCCATCCTGTTCGATCCGGATGTCCCTGAATCCAAGCAGGTGCCGGTATCCAAATGGAAAATGTACCGGATCAAGCATCTGCTTTCGGCTCGCAAGCCGATGGCGATGTAAGATCGCCAGGAGACCTTGCCCGGTTTAACCGGCGCAAGGTCTTTTTGCGCTGCGGCTTCCGGCATTTATTTCCTTGCCTTCCGACTTATAAGCGCAGCCTCGGCGCAGCACAATAGGCAGAAACGAACAAAGGAGGCGATCCCATTGGCCAAGCAGCAGGGTCACGGCAATCAGAACACGCAGACGAAGACGGGCGACAAGAAAGGCGGCGGCAGCGGCGAAAGCTGAGCGTACGGCGGCCGCGCCGATGCAGCCGGCGAATCATACGCCGGGCCAACTTCGGAGGCGTTAACCGGATCGTCCGACCGCTTCCGCTCCAGAGCTCCGTGCAGCGATGACGCTGCGCGGAGCTTTTTTATATCCCGGCGTCTGTCATCGGGACGTGCCGCCTCTCCTGCCTTCCCCGATTCCGCTCCTCAGGTCCGCCGTGCAGGTCTGCCCAGGACGTGGCTTCTCCGCCTGTCGCAAAGCCGCGCCGGTCCTTGCCGGGCAGCGTTTCCGCCTAGCCATTTCGACGGCGTTATGATAGACTAAATTTTATTGAATCTATCATGGGAGGGACAGGCATGCCGACAAAGAAAATGCGTTCGGACATGATTAAAAAAGGCTTCGACCGCGCGCCTCACCGCAGTCTGCTGCGCGCCGCAGGCGTGAAGGAAGAAGATTTCGACAAACCGTTTATCGCGGTTTGCAACTCGTATATTGATATTATCCCGGGACACGTTCACCTGCAGGAATTCGGAAAGCTCGTAAAAGAAGCGATCCGCGAAGCGGGCGGCGTGCCGTTCGAATTTAACACGATCGGCATCGACGACGGCATCGCCATGGGCCATATCGGCATGCGCTACTCGCTCGCCAGCCGCGAAATTATCGCCGACTCCGTCGAGACGGTCGTCAACGCGCACTGGTTCGACGGCATGGTATGCATCCCGAACTGCGATAAAATTACGCCGGGCATGATGATGGGCGCGCTGCGCGTCAACATTCCGACGATCTTCGTCTCCGGCGGCCCGATGAAGGCGGGCAAAACGTCCGACGGCCGTTCGATCTCGCTTTCCAGCGTCTTCGAAGGCGTCGGTGCTTACCAAGCGGGCAAAATCGACGACAAAGGCCTGCAGGAGCTCGAGCAGTTCGGCTGCCCGACCTGCGGCTCCTGCTCCGGCATGTTTACCGCCAACTCGATGAACTGCCTGGCCGAAGGGCTCGGCCTCGCGCTCCCGGGCAACGGCACCATTCTCGCCGTTTCGCCGGAGCGCAGAGATTTCGTCAAGCAATCCGCACGCCAGCTCATGGAGCTGATCGAGCTCGGCATCAAGCCTCGCGATATTGTCACGAAGGATGCGATCGACAACGCCTTCGCGCTCGACATGGCGATGGGCGGCTCCACGAACACGGTGCTCCATACGCTGGCGCTTGCGCATGAGGCGGATATCGAGTATCCGATCGAACGGATCAATGAAATCGCCTCCCGCGTGCCGCATCTGGCCAAGATCGCGCCGGCTTCCGAGTGGCATATCGAGGACGTTCAAGAAGCGGGCGGCGTCAGCGCCGTGCTGAACGAGCTGTTCAAGAAGGAAGGCGCCCTGAACGGCGAATGCATCACCGTCACCGGCCGGACGCTGCGCGAAAACGTGGCGGGCTGCGAAATCCGCAACACCGAAGTCATTCATACGCTCGACAATCCGCACAGCGAACGCGGCGGTCTTGCCGTTCTGTTCGGCAATCTGGCGCCGGGCGGCGCCATCATTAAAGTCGGCGCGGTCGACAAATCGGTCGGCGGCTACCTGAAGGGCCCGGCCATCTGCTTCGACTCGCAGGACGATGTGCTTGCCGGCATCGCCGGCGGCAAAGTGAAGGAAGGCCACGTCGTGGTTATCCGCTACGAAGGGCCGAAGGGCGGTCCCGGCATGCCGGAAATGCTCGCCCCGACCTCGCAAATCGTCGGTATGGGCCTCGGCGCGAAGGTCGGTCTTGTTACGGACGGACGCTTCTCCGGCGCCTCGCGCGGCATCAGCATCGGCCATGTATCGCCGGAAGCGGCCGAAGGCGGCCCGATCGCCTTTGTCCGGGACGGCGATCTGATCGAGCTTGACCTGAACAACCGGACGATGAACCTGCTCATCAGCGACGAGGAGTTTGCGGCTCGCAAGGCGGACTGGAAAGGCTTCGAGCCGAAGGTTAAGAAGGGTTACCTCGCCCGCTACTCGCACCTCGTGACAAACGCCAGCATGGGCGGCGTCATGAAGATCTGATTTCGTCACCTGAAAAGGGCGGCGCCGAATGCGGCGCCGCCCTTTTTTTGCTGCCTATCGTATGAATTTTTCATGCCCTTAATGCGGGATCGTCAGCGATTCCGTCTGCTCCTCGAACGACTGCGACGCCGGCCAAGGGTAGTTTACCTGCGGGGCGCCGAACCGTTCCCGGAAGCGGTCCATGGACATCGCAATGATGCGCGGCGATAGTTTATCCCCGCGTTTCTGCACCCGCTTCCTGCCTGACGGATGCAGCACCTTCATTAAAGTGCCGAGGTACAGCCGCGTCATCTTGTCGAACAGGCCGGGCGGCAGCTCCAGGACGCTGAAGCCAAACTGCTCCGCCCCCCGGTTGATCATGCTGATGCCGTACAGTCCCCTGATTTTCGCATATTCTTCCCGTCCGGCGATTCGCGCCGCCAGCCGCGGAAGCTCCTTCTCGACCTCCCGGATGAGCCGGATGGCGATATGCATAACCGACCGCGAATCCATCATGATTTGAAAAAGCTTATGATTGTCAAAATGAAGCTCCAGCACCGGATCCTTGTTTGCGATTGTTCCGCCATCGCTTAAGTGCAGCGTTTTGCCCTTATACTTGATGATGCGGTGATGAAGCACCGGATCTTCGCCGGTCGGCTTGATCCGGAACAGGACGTGAAAAA
This genomic window from Paenibacillus humicola contains:
- a CDS encoding MBL fold metallo-hydrolase, whose amino-acid sequence is MQLLKRIFLACGQPYGTHPNAYAILGDEAVVLIDSGTNEAELKVIQRNLSAWGLSGYPISHLLLTHSHFDHSGNAHAFRAKGAEIAAGPGDAEGIELADERVIPYCYEETFVPCRVDRKVKDGDVIQAAGLAFEVLHVPGHSSGSVAYRLTIDGQTVLFTGDALMAGLHGEAKLGARIAADYSPDEYLRSLKRLASVEADAVLAGHYLPCLQGASGLLKSGYRTGLLELRSPHAANAAD
- the ilvD gene encoding dihydroxy-acid dehydratase yields the protein MPTKKMRSDMIKKGFDRAPHRSLLRAAGVKEEDFDKPFIAVCNSYIDIIPGHVHLQEFGKLVKEAIREAGGVPFEFNTIGIDDGIAMGHIGMRYSLASREIIADSVETVVNAHWFDGMVCIPNCDKITPGMMMGALRVNIPTIFVSGGPMKAGKTSDGRSISLSSVFEGVGAYQAGKIDDKGLQELEQFGCPTCGSCSGMFTANSMNCLAEGLGLALPGNGTILAVSPERRDFVKQSARQLMELIELGIKPRDIVTKDAIDNAFALDMAMGGSTNTVLHTLALAHEADIEYPIERINEIASRVPHLAKIAPASEWHIEDVQEAGGVSAVLNELFKKEGALNGECITVTGRTLRENVAGCEIRNTEVIHTLDNPHSERGGLAVLFGNLAPGGAIIKVGAVDKSVGGYLKGPAICFDSQDDVLAGIAGGKVKEGHVVVIRYEGPKGGPGMPEMLAPTSQIVGMGLGAKVGLVTDGRFSGASRGISIGHVSPEAAEGGPIAFVRDGDLIELDLNNRTMNLLISDEEFAARKADWKGFEPKVKKGYLARYSHLVTNASMGGVMKI
- a CDS encoding MBL fold metallo-hydrolase, which translates into the protein MPQNQGVFQFSAPPTRPIADDAFAASDRTSLWWLTGAGFLINVRGTLLMIDPVITMKTGSGDFCELGHRMLVPLPITADRVPRLDAVLYTHIDDDHLAPLTAPALAHAGGLYGGPAIAVRELVRLGIPEERTRALSIGETFRVGQAEITLTRADHSWQEQDPAKFGTPYGPEDCCGFLIRTPDGVIWHTGDSRLLPEHLQMNGVDVLLLDVSNDPYHFGAEAAVMLANHYADADLIAHHYGTYDAPEALPFNGDPSKLAPRIDGSADRLHILAPGERFTLNGGGSK
- a CDS encoding M42 family metallopeptidase — encoded protein: MNEQTLELFRQLTEMPAASGFEADLRRFVRSRLEPVSDEVVQDRLGSIFGIRKGAEDGLKIMVAGHMDEVGFMTTSITGNGMIRFKPLGGWFSQVLLAQRVQIVTPNGSVPGVIGSIPPHLLSEAARSKPVDIDSMFIDIGADDRGHAERLGVRPGLQIVPVCPFTPLADGKKMMAKAWDNRYGVGLAIELLQQLHGKQLSNTIAAGATVQEEVGLRGAETAASLIKPDLAFVLDVSPANDTSGDPNAFGRLGKGALLRILDRSMIPNPKMIDYVRDIAETHDIPYQYFISPGGTDAGRIHLSGIGVPTAVIGIAGRYIHSAASIIHIDDYAAAKELLVRLVLETDRSAFDSIVFD
- a CDS encoding DUF1349 domain-containing protein — its product is MNLFEQSKQGRQLPPNFHWINESEEWGFDETGKLTITAPPLADFFRDPKGDSVRSSAPYVYTVLKGDFTVWTRAEAEMVENFDSACIMVMAGEDNWAKLCFEFPNRIPTMVSVVTKGTSDDCNSERVNEKRPYLRATRFGDCFAFFYSLDGAWWNLVRYFRLEAPAEIRVGLVAQSPAGNGCKTGFEGFHYSPVPVTDLRSGV
- a CDS encoding CcdC protein domain-containing protein, with translation MTLQNFNTISTFITWGVVLTAAIQLWETTRPLKGKGLFLLLGDVHALGVIPWAVYVFSQRASWTEVALPAGLGILLSLPLIVTTNFVAAGNGRMKFQRNPLLYLFLIGIPFLRRYLGINWLFERHPVFLPHSHIPDINLMIVMYLTMIVVNIYTWRLVSYGRFRQLQRKAAHMSSV
- the ltaE gene encoding low-specificity L-threonine aldolase, which codes for MKTIDLRSDTVTKPTQEMRDAMAGAEVGDDVYGEDPTVNRLEELSARMLGKESALLVTSGTQGNQLAVMSHTRRGDEVILERSSHIYQFEVGGMAVLSGVQAAPIDGIGGRMDPSAVESAIRGDNIHYPRTSLICLENTHNRSGGAVLPPEHMKEVCAIAQTYGIMTHLDGARLFNAATALGVPVSELAAPFDSVQICLSKGLAAPVGSILAGSREFIQAARKFRKMLGGGMRQAGVIAAAGIVALTRMTERLKEDHDNARLLAQGLSEIPGLRIDMASVQTNMVFGAIADPGRNAGQLAEFLANRHIRINVLDAGHFRLVTHKDVDSGDIDNVLDGMRQFFAESQAYPVTGKTVSFKDNY
- a CDS encoding D-2-hydroxyacid dehydrogenase yields the protein MLITTFLEEEHVERIRQTLPGLRVLYDPALLYPPRYKGDHTGPDGWTRTPAQEAQFRQWLAEADILWDFDRYTAPRLSELAPNLKWIQATFSGVGGMVRTAGLDRTDVTVTNAAGIHAVPLAEHCLLAMLYFTKNIPFIQKQQAARRWERYCGRELRGSTVGVIGLGAVGQEVARLSKSIGLKVIGVKRNANADPASLHVDELYPPGELHSVLPRCDFLVLICPHTPETEGMIGERELALLPAGAVLINIARGAVVDEKALIASLRTGRLGGAALDVARTEPLPPDNPLWEMEHVLITPHSASTAEQENRRLTDLFCENLKRFAEQRPLLNVYRG